The following DNA comes from Paenibacillus crassostreae.
TTATATTTAGATACGTGACGCCCCCGTATCTTCAATTCCCCACTAGAAATTTTGTCCACACCAGAAATTAATTGGAGTAGTGTCGATTTACCGCTACCATTAGGACCAATGATTCCCCACCATTCGCCTTCCTCTATCGTCCAACTAACATTTTGAAGTGCGGATAAATCTCCATAAGTTTTCGATACCTCGTTTACCTCGATCATGCCATACCTCCGTTCCGTTGCTTCTTATTACGATACAACAGATAAGCAAAGAATGGAGCGCCAATAAATGCGGTAACCACTCCAAGCGGAATCTCCGTCGGAGCTAGAATAGAACGAGCAATGGTATCACACCATAACGTGAAGATTGCGCCTCCCAATGCCGATAATGGGACGATGTGTCGATAATCCGGACCCGTAATCAATCGAATGATATGTGGAATAACGAGTCCCACAAATCCAATCACACCAGATACAGATACAGCAGCTGCCGTTAATAAGGTGGATACGATCAATGTTCTCAACTTCAGTCTCTCTACATGAAGTCCCATATGAGCAGCCTGGCGTTCACCCAATGCTAATAAATTCAAAGAGCGAGCGCTTCCCCATATCACCAACAATCCAACAAATACATACGGCAATAACATGAGTGTATATGACCATCCACGAAAGCTTAATCCGCCCATCGTCCAGAACATAATTTCATTAATCGTCTCTTTCGACATAGCCGTTAGGAAGGAGACGATAGCACCTAGGAAGGATTGCATAACCACACCTGATAAAATCAGACTATTCGTTGGGATTTTCCCACCCTCACGTGCTAAAGACAGCACTCCCCATAGAGTCAATATCCCTGTAAAAAAAGCAACCATAGGGAGCGTCCAGATACCCACAAGAGAATACTGCATTCCATAGAAAATAATGACTGCCGCACCAACGGATGCTCCTGAAGAAACCCCTAGCGTATATGGATCAGCAAGGGGATTACGAAGTACACCCTGAAATCCAGAACCAGCAACAGCAAGAGAAGCTCCGACCAGCATACCTAAGACAATTCGAGGTAATCTTACCTTAATAAGTATTTGCTCATGTGCAGGACTCCATGTTGGTATAATCATATCCCCCACCCATGGTAATCGATGCACTAGAATTTGAATAATATCCTTTACGGGTAGCTTAACCGCACCTATTCCAAGGCAGAGCAGGAAGCTCGCGACAAGTAATATGATCCCGAGCCCCCCATACACAGTTAATTTCTTATTCATGGTTTAGTAGTTCTGGATAGATGGCATTAGCAATTTCTTTAAGTCCTTGCGTGACACGTGGCCCCGGACGACTAACCAAGTTATCATTCAATCCAACAATAGCATCATTCTTGATAGCCGTAATTTGATCCCAACCACTGCGAGCTTTAATGATCTGATCTAATGTTTCTTGTGTAGTCTCATCCTTAACATTCATATTGTAAAGAATCACATCAGGGTTATCATTAATGATTTTCTCTTCACTAATTTCATTCCATCCCACTGTATCCGCGGCAACGTTAACCCCACCAGCTAGTGTGATTAACTCATTCAGAAATTCACCACTACCTACTGTCCAACCTAGAGAAAATTCGATATATACTTTCTTTTTCTGTTCAGGCGTAAGTGATTTAACCGCTTCTGTCACTTCCGCGCGCTCTTGTTTCATTTTATCTACAACGGTTATAGCTTCTGCTTGCTGATCTGTAATCTGTCCCAACAATTCAATATTAGCAATGACATCATCTACAGATTTCGGATCAGTCTTGATAATCGTTATGCCAAGTTCACGTAACTTCTCTGTAGCTTCCACACTCATAGAGATTCCTGTAACTACTAGGTCAGGTTCTGCTACTATAATAGCTTCCTCATTTGGACTATAAACACCACCCATTCTAGCTTTACTCGTCACCGCTTCTGGATAATCATCAAAATCAGATACACCTACAACCTGCTCGTCTAATCCCAGAGCAAATAGTGCTTCGGTCTCTGCCGGTGAGAGGGATACAATCTGCTTCGGAGCTTCTGTAAATGTAATAGATTCGCCTGTAGCATCCACTACTGTTAAGGGATAGACCGTACTCAAATCACTTGCTTGCTCTTCGGTAGGCTTCGTCTGTTCTGTTGGAGCTACCTCTGTTGGTGTTTGTTCAGTAACCTTCTCTGCTTGTTCATTATTTCCACATGCCGTTAGCGATATTGTGAGCATGAGCGCTAACGCCCCGGTAATCCAATTCTTCTTCAATAATTTCATTATTATTTCTCTCTCCTTTTCATATCATGTGAGAGTTGCCTTCCTTGTAATTCCAATGAATTTTGTTCACGAAAGTCTATGCATAGCAAAAACCCTGATCCTCTTTATTCAAGAAAGCATCAGGGATTACGTTAGTGCGGACATCATGTGGCTTACCATCATCTCTCCGCAGGCTGTGTACCGAAACAACTCTTAGGTACTTCCAAAAAGCCAAACGTAATCCTTTCCTCGAAGGACCATCGTACTTCTCATAAGGCAGGTCTCCTGACTCACAGGTTAGCTGACATTCTCACCTTCCCATCCTACATGAAGCAGAACAGTGGTATATTGAATCAATTTCATAATCGCCTATGCAGATTATGAAATTGATTCTTGAGAACATCCCTGATTTACAGTGGCGGGACCGTGCCGGATTTACACCGGCTTCCCTTTTAACTAGGATTAAAAGCAACCTTCTTAGCTTCTAATTCCCTAGACCTTACAAGTTTATTATATTCATTTATAAACAAGTCTTGCTTCTCTATTTGAAATTATAGGGCAAAAACAAAGTAGTTACAATCCAATTATTGGCTTACCTCTTTAGTAAATCATAAGTTTCCTACCCATTTGTCATCTTGCAAGGTTAGCTTTAATGATATTAAAGTTCCTGGATCTGCAGCGAAATCCCAGAATGTTGAACCCAAAACTGTCATAGCTAGTAATTGCCTGATAACCCCACCATGTGTAACAATCAATATTGCTGAACTAGAATTCACATGTTCTTCATCCTTCAGGATGCTTGTCAGGGTTTCCATAAAGTTCTCAATTCTCTCTTTGAATTCTAGCCACGATTCTCCATTGGGTGGTGTTATACTCTGAGGGTCATCTAACCAATTACAGTAATCGTCTACAAGTCGTAATTGCTCGTAGGTCTGACCTTCCCAATCTCCAAAATCCATTTCTCGTAGACGGGTATCTAAAATAATTTGTTCTTGTGAAGTAGGATAAATGTACTCTAATGTTTCTTGACACCTCTTCAAGTCACTGCAGAATATACTTTGAAACATCCTGTCTTCAAGTTGTCTCTTTAAAGATGAAAGTTCGGCACTTGGTCTATCTAGGATCCCTATATCTGTGTGTCCTAAATATCGCTTATCCACATTCCACTGCGTTCTGCCATGGCGGATCAAT
Coding sequences within:
- a CDS encoding FecCD family ABC transporter permease, with the protein product MNKKLTVYGGLGIILLVASFLLCLGIGAVKLPVKDIIQILVHRLPWVGDMIIPTWSPAHEQILIKVRLPRIVLGMLVGASLAVAGSGFQGVLRNPLADPYTLGVSSGASVGAAVIIFYGMQYSLVGIWTLPMVAFFTGILTLWGVLSLAREGGKIPTNSLILSGVVMQSFLGAIVSFLTAMSKETINEIMFWTMGGLSFRGWSYTLMLLPYVFVGLLVIWGSARSLNLLALGERQAAHMGLHVERLKLRTLIVSTLLTAAAVSVSGVIGFVGLVIPHIIRLITGPDYRHIVPLSALGGAIFTLWCDTIARSILAPTEIPLGVVTAFIGAPFFAYLLYRNKKQRNGGMA
- a CDS encoding ABC transporter substrate-binding protein, coding for MKLLKKNWITGALALMLTISLTACGNNEQAEKVTEQTPTEVAPTEQTKPTEEQASDLSTVYPLTVVDATGESITFTEAPKQIVSLSPAETEALFALGLDEQVVGVSDFDDYPEAVTSKARMGGVYSPNEEAIIVAEPDLVVTGISMSVEATEKLRELGITIIKTDPKSVDDVIANIELLGQITDQQAEAITVVDKMKQERAEVTEAVKSLTPEQKKKVYIEFSLGWTVGSGEFLNELITLAGGVNVAADTVGWNEISEEKIINDNPDVILYNMNVKDETTQETLDQIIKARSGWDQITAIKNDAIVGLNDNLVSRPGPRVTQGLKEIANAIYPELLNHE
- a CDS encoding histidine phosphatase family protein, which codes for MEIELVLIRHGRTQWNVDKRYLGHTDIGILDRPSAELSSLKRQLEDRMFQSIFCSDLKRCQETLEYIYPTSQEQIILDTRLREMDFGDWEGQTYEQLRLVDDYCNWLDDPQSITPPNGESWLEFKERIENFMETLTSILKDEEHVNSSSAILIVTHGGVIRQLLAMTVLGSTFWDFAADPGTLISLKLTLQDDKWVGNL